Proteins from a genomic interval of Hoplias malabaricus isolate fHopMal1 chromosome 13, fHopMal1.hap1, whole genome shotgun sequence:
- the gcat gene encoding 2-amino-3-ketobutyrate coenzyme A ligase, mitochondrial, whose translation MSVRTLVARLGVPLKITAQSRAVVSSRSHSGLAEARNVLQHELDSIRAAGTWKSERVITSKQGALISVEGSSGGILNFCANNYLGLSSHPEVIQAGIDALQKYGAGLSSVRFICGTQDLHKNLEQKLAQFHEREDCILYASCFDANAGLFEVLLGPDDAVLSDELNHASIIDGIRLCRAKRFRYKHMDLNDLEEKLKDSQSSRLRLVVTDGVFSMDGDVAPLVGICDLAEQYGALVFIDECHATGFLGPRGRGTDELLGVMDRVHIVNSTLGKALGGAAGGYTVGPKPLIDLLRQRSRPYLFSNSLPPPVVGSATRAVELLLASNEIAQSMAAKTMRFRNSMTKAGFTIGGAAHPICPVMLGDARLASLIADDMLKLGIYVIGFSYPVVPKGKARIRVQISAAHTDSDIDHAVDAFIKTGRKHGVVS comes from the exons ATGTCTGTGCGGACCCTAGTCGCTCGGCTCGGTGTTCCTCTAAAAATAACGGCGCAGTCCCGCGCGGTTGTTTCTAGCCGGTCGCACAGCGGTTTGGCGGAAGCGCGGAACGTGCTGCAGCACGAGCTCGACAGCATCCGCGCCGCGGGGACCTGGAAATCCGAGCGGGTGATCACCTCCAAACAAGGCGCGCTGATCAGCGTGGAGGGCAGCTCCGGAG GTATACTGAACTTCTGTGCCAACAACTACCTGGGTCTGTCCAGTCATCCAGAGGTTATTCAGGCTGGAATAGATGCCCTCCAGAAGTATGGAGCCGGGCTGAGTTCTGTCAGGTTCATTTGTGGAACGCAG GACCTCCACAAGAACCTAGAGCAGAAGCTCGCTCAATTCCATGAAAGAGAGGACTGCATCCTGTACGCAAGTTGCTTTGATGCTAACGCTGGTCTCTTTGAG GTTCTGCTGGGCCCTGATGATGCTGTGTTATCTGATGAATTGAACCATGCCTCAATCATTGATGGAATAAGACTGTGTCGTGCCAAGAGGTTCCGTTACAAGCACATGGACCTGAATGATTTGGAGGAGAAGCTGAAAGATTCCCAG TCATCTCGTCTGAGGCTGGTAGTGACTGATGGAGTGTTCTCTATGGATGGAGATGTGGCTCCTCTGGTGGGTATCTGTGACCTTGCTGAGCAGTACGGAGCCTTGGTCTTTATTGACGAATGCCACGCCACAGGCTTCCTGGGCCCTCGTGGACG GGGTACTGATGAGCTTTTGGGGGTGATGGACAGAGTGCACATAGTTAACTCCACTCTGGGAAAAGCCCTTGGAGGAGCAGCAG GTGGTTACACCGTTGGACCAAAACCTTTGATTGACCTTCTCAGGCAACGCTCTCGTCCTTATCTCTTCTCCAACTCTCTACCCCCTCCGGTAGTAGGCTCTGCCACTCGCGCGGTGGAGCTGCTCCTGGCGTCCAATGAAATTGCACAGAGCATGGCTGCCAAAACCATGAG GTTTAGAAACAGCATGACCAAGGCAGGGTTCACAATTGGCGGTGCAGCTCATCCCATATGCCCTGTGATGCTGGGAGACGCTCGTTTGGCTTCCCTCATAGCTGACGACATGCTTAAACTGG GTATATATGTGATCGGGTTCTCCTACCCCGTGGTTCCCAAAGGAAAAGCCCGTATCCGGGTCCAGATCTCTGCAGCTCACACTGATTCAGATATCGACCATGCAGTGGATGCCTTTATAAAGACTGGCCGAAAGCATGGCGTCGTGTCATAA